Proteins co-encoded in one Streptomyces roseochromogenus subsp. oscitans DS 12.976 genomic window:
- a CDS encoding sialidase family protein, translating to MPSGLRARLRTALAAVICTTAALFALPLATPHPAHAQPPANSPEFEQQVLFKASQDPGYACFRIPAIVKTTDGTLLAFAEGRVLNCGDAADIDIVLKRSTDGGRTWGPLQVVTDGGGDTHGNPAPVVDRATGRVWLAETHNTGRTDSASCSIPCDRTPYIQYSDDDGRTWSAPRDLSPEILPADWNSWYATGPVHGIQLTRGRYAGRLVFGVNTETWDGSRTTANHAALIVSDDHGGHWRIGAQDTWPIADDGTFRQKPSELALAERQDGSILVSGREQDGTDLGHRTQAVSRDGGSSFTAPFHDLPDLYAPMVEGSLLRLGDRLLLACPADPDHRRTMMIRSSYDGGRTWESVDRGTVVTTDWSGYSDLARVDGDTVGLIYEGGAVDARDEIRFARFAEDWLVPRRGPDPVTPDRARHARPAAVLGGATQTAGVFGGALQFDGTDDAVRLPYRDSLPLGTKDFTASLWFRYSATSGEQPMLWMGGVGTGQPQVWVRGEPANHRIQGLITVRDGAIAPQTAYVRTDTAYNDGQWHHLVLRRGLGRLSLFVDGMRSSVADVPGSVSRNSPFGVHIGQRMDSRAFYTGAIDEVHVWDRALTDDELSDPAALRSPKDTVLWLPLDHVSG from the coding sequence ATGCCGTCAGGTCTTCGCGCCCGTCTGAGAACCGCACTCGCCGCCGTCATCTGCACGACGGCGGCCCTGTTCGCACTGCCTCTCGCCACACCCCACCCCGCACATGCCCAACCCCCCGCCAACTCCCCCGAGTTCGAGCAGCAGGTCCTGTTCAAGGCTTCCCAGGATCCCGGCTACGCGTGCTTCCGCATCCCTGCGATCGTGAAGACCACCGACGGCACCCTGCTGGCCTTCGCCGAGGGCCGGGTCCTCAACTGCGGGGACGCCGCCGACATAGACATCGTGCTCAAGCGCTCCACCGACGGCGGCCGCACCTGGGGCCCGCTGCAGGTGGTCACCGACGGCGGCGGCGACACCCACGGCAACCCGGCGCCGGTCGTGGACCGCGCAACGGGCCGGGTCTGGCTCGCGGAGACGCACAACACGGGCCGGACCGACAGCGCCAGCTGCTCGATCCCCTGCGACCGCACCCCGTACATCCAGTACAGCGACGACGACGGCCGGACCTGGTCCGCACCCCGCGATCTGAGCCCGGAGATCCTGCCCGCCGACTGGAACTCCTGGTACGCGACCGGGCCGGTGCACGGCATCCAGCTCACCCGGGGCCGTTACGCGGGCCGGCTGGTCTTCGGGGTCAACACCGAGACATGGGACGGCAGCCGGACAACCGCCAACCACGCGGCCCTGATCGTGAGCGACGACCACGGAGGCCACTGGCGCATCGGCGCCCAGGACACCTGGCCCATCGCCGACGACGGCACCTTCCGGCAGAAGCCCTCCGAACTGGCCCTCGCCGAGCGCCAGGACGGCTCCATCCTGGTCAGCGGCCGAGAGCAGGACGGCACCGACCTCGGCCACCGCACCCAGGCCGTCAGCCGCGACGGCGGCTCCAGCTTCACCGCGCCCTTCCACGACCTGCCGGACCTGTACGCCCCGATGGTGGAGGGTTCGCTGCTACGCCTCGGCGACCGTCTGCTGCTGGCCTGCCCCGCCGACCCCGACCACCGGCGGACGATGATGATCCGCTCCTCCTACGACGGTGGCCGCACCTGGGAGAGCGTGGACCGCGGCACGGTCGTCACCACGGACTGGTCCGGCTACTCGGACCTGGCGCGCGTCGACGGCGACACGGTGGGCCTGATCTACGAGGGCGGCGCGGTGGACGCGCGCGACGAGATCCGCTTCGCCCGCTTCGCCGAGGACTGGCTCGTCCCGCGCCGCGGCCCCGACCCGGTCACCCCCGACCGGGCCCGGCACGCCCGCCCGGCCGCGGTGCTCGGCGGGGCGACGCAGACGGCCGGGGTCTTCGGCGGCGCGCTGCAATTCGACGGCACCGACGACGCCGTACGCCTGCCGTACCGCGACAGCCTGCCCCTGGGTACCAAGGACTTCACGGCGTCGCTGTGGTTCCGGTACTCGGCGACGAGCGGTGAGCAGCCGATGCTGTGGATGGGCGGGGTCGGCACCGGTCAGCCGCAGGTGTGGGTGCGCGGCGAGCCGGCGAACCACCGCATCCAGGGGCTGATCACGGTACGGGACGGGGCGATCGCGCCGCAGACCGCGTACGTGCGGACGGATACCGCATACAACGACGGCCAGTGGCATCACCTGGTGCTGCGCCGAGGCTTGGGCAGGTTGTCGTTGTTCGTCGACGGTATGCGGTCTTCCGTCGCCGACGTCCCGGGGTCGGTCAGCCGCAACTCCCCCTTCGGCGTGCACATCGGTCAGCGCATGGACAGCAGGGCCTTCTACACTGGCGCGATCGATGAGGTGCACGTGTGGGACCGGGCCCTCACCGACGACGAGCTGTCGGATCCGGCGGCGCTGCGGTCACCGAAGGACACGGTCCTGTGGCTGCCCCTCGACCATGTGAGCGGCTGA
- a CDS encoding bile acid:sodium symporter family protein: MPIDPYIVLLLGTVGLAALLPARGTAADVASGASTAAIAFLFFLYGARLSTREALEGLRHWRLHVTVLACTFVLFPVFGLAARGLVPVLLTQPLYQGLLFLTLVPSTIQSSIAFTSIARGNVPAAICAGSFSSLIGIVVTPLLAAGLLGNSGGGFSADSLVKIVLQLLVPFLAGQLLRGWIGGFTARHKKVLGLVDRGSILLVVYTAFSEGMIRGIWHQVSPARLGGLLVVEAALLAAMLLLTWYGGKALGFGRADRIAIQFAGSKKSLASGLPMASVLFGAHASLAVLPLMLFHQMQLMVCAVIARRRAGDPERVPGAVAGSAAHMVEGQPQDRVLR; encoded by the coding sequence ATGCCGATCGACCCGTATATCGTCCTGCTGCTCGGGACCGTGGGCCTCGCCGCGCTCCTGCCGGCCCGGGGCACCGCCGCCGACGTGGCCTCGGGCGCGTCGACGGCCGCGATCGCCTTCCTGTTCTTCCTCTACGGCGCCCGCCTCTCCACCCGTGAGGCGCTGGAGGGACTGCGCCACTGGCGGCTCCATGTCACGGTGCTCGCCTGCACCTTCGTCCTCTTCCCGGTGTTCGGGCTGGCGGCGCGCGGACTTGTGCCGGTGCTGCTGACCCAGCCGCTCTACCAGGGACTGCTGTTCCTGACACTGGTGCCGTCGACGATCCAGTCGTCCATCGCCTTCACCTCGATCGCCCGCGGAAACGTCCCGGCGGCGATCTGCGCGGGCTCCTTCTCCTCCCTCATCGGCATCGTCGTCACCCCGCTGCTCGCGGCCGGGCTGCTCGGCAACAGCGGGGGCGGGTTCTCGGCGGACTCACTGGTCAAGATCGTGCTCCAGCTGCTGGTGCCGTTCCTCGCGGGACAGCTGCTGCGGGGCTGGATCGGTGGCTTCACAGCCCGGCACAAGAAGGTCCTCGGGCTGGTCGACCGCGGCTCGATCCTGCTGGTCGTCTACACCGCCTTCAGCGAGGGCATGATCCGGGGCATATGGCACCAGGTCAGCCCCGCGCGGCTCGGCGGCCTGCTCGTCGTCGAGGCCGCCCTGCTCGCCGCGATGCTCCTGCTGACCTGGTACGGCGGCAAGGCACTGGGCTTCGGCCGGGCGGACCGGATCGCCATCCAGTTCGCCGGCTCGAAGAAGTCCCTCGCCTCCGGACTGCCCATGGCCAGCGTCCTGTTCGGCGCCCATGCCTCCCTCGCCGTACTGCCGCTGATGCTGTTCCACCAGATGCAGCTGATGGTGTGCGCGGTCATCGCCAGGCGCCGGGCGGGGGACCCGGAGCGGGTCCCGGGCGCGGTCGCCGGTTCAGCCGCTCACATGGTCGAGGGGCAGCCACAGGACCGTGTCCTTCGGTGA
- a CDS encoding LysR substrate-binding domain-containing protein: protein MYDPTQLRTFLAVAQTLSFTQAARRLGLRQSTVSQHVRRLEDATGRQLFTRDTHAVELTGDGEAMLGFARRILQVHEQATAFFTGTRVRGRLRFGASEDFVLTRLPEILEGFRYDHPEVDLELTVELSGTLHEQLAAGKLDLVLAKRRPEDPRGELVWRDDLVWIGAERLRLDADRPVPLIVYPPPGITRARALEALEREGRDWRIVCTSGSLNGLIAAARAGLGVMAHSRRLIPPGLFRLPDRAGLPDLGKTDFVLVHGRRRGAAEDAANALAAAVLAGGERLRRRGG from the coding sequence ATGTACGACCCGACGCAGCTGCGCACCTTCCTCGCCGTGGCCCAGACGCTCAGCTTCACGCAGGCCGCGCGCCGGCTGGGGCTGCGCCAGTCCACGGTGAGCCAGCATGTGCGCCGGCTGGAGGACGCGACCGGGCGGCAGCTGTTCACCCGGGACACCCATGCGGTGGAGCTGACCGGGGACGGCGAGGCGATGCTCGGCTTCGCCCGGCGGATCCTGCAGGTCCACGAGCAGGCGACGGCGTTCTTCACCGGCACCCGGGTGCGCGGCCGGCTGCGGTTCGGGGCGTCGGAGGACTTCGTGCTCACCCGGCTGCCGGAGATCCTGGAGGGCTTCCGCTACGACCATCCGGAGGTCGACCTGGAGCTGACGGTGGAGCTGTCCGGCACCCTGCACGAGCAGCTGGCCGCCGGGAAGCTGGACCTGGTGCTGGCCAAGCGGCGCCCGGAGGATCCGCGAGGCGAACTGGTCTGGCGCGACGACCTGGTGTGGATCGGCGCCGAGCGGCTGCGCCTGGACGCCGACCGGCCCGTCCCGCTGATCGTGTATCCCCCGCCCGGCATCACCCGGGCCCGGGCGCTGGAGGCGCTGGAGCGCGAGGGCCGCGACTGGCGGATCGTGTGCACCAGCGGCAGTCTCAACGGGCTGATCGCGGCGGCTCGCGCCGGGCTCGGGGTGATGGCCCACTCACGGCGCCTGATCCCGCCCGGCCTCTTCCGGCTCCCGGACCGCGCCGGCCTGCCCGACCTCGGAAAGACCGACTTCGTACTCGTCCACGGCCGCCGCCGGGGCGCCGCCGAGGACGCCGCGAACGCACTGGCGGCGGCGGTCCTGGCGGGCGGGGAGCGACTGCGGCGGCGGGGCGGCTAG
- a CDS encoding AsnC family transcriptional regulator, which yields MELESDTFDHLDLQLLSALEADARASFSRIAAALGVSDQTIARRYRRLCEHGGLRVIVLRDASRLGQDQWMLRIRCAPDSALAIAEALARRPDTFWIGLASGGTEVLCLTRPRTPGDHDELLLGKLPRTPNVVEIRAHQLLHRFYGGADGWIRKFAALTEDQIGALRPDGEPVPAAARLEPEDEPLLAVLERDGRATYPELQRATGRSESWVKRRLAALRASGAVYTDIEYHSETLGYPVVASLWITAAPAALHSVGEALAGHEETAWVSATAGPSNLVVTAMTRSTAGLYAYLSGPLGGLEGVQHVETTPFLRRIKQLTYPVPR from the coding sequence TTGGAGCTGGAATCCGACACCTTCGATCATCTCGACCTGCAGCTGCTGTCCGCACTGGAGGCCGACGCCCGGGCCTCCTTCAGCCGGATCGCCGCAGCGCTCGGTGTCTCCGACCAGACGATCGCGCGCCGCTACCGGCGCCTGTGCGAACACGGCGGCCTGCGGGTCATCGTCCTGCGGGACGCCTCCCGGCTCGGCCAGGACCAGTGGATGTTGCGGATCCGCTGTGCGCCCGACAGCGCACTGGCCATCGCGGAGGCGCTCGCCCGGCGTCCCGACACCTTCTGGATCGGGCTCGCCTCAGGCGGCACCGAGGTGCTGTGCCTGACCCGGCCGCGCACCCCGGGCGACCACGACGAACTGCTGCTCGGCAAGCTGCCGCGCACGCCGAACGTGGTCGAGATCCGCGCCCACCAGCTCCTGCACCGGTTCTACGGCGGTGCGGACGGCTGGATCCGCAAGTTCGCCGCGCTCACCGAGGACCAGATCGGCGCCCTGCGCCCCGACGGCGAACCCGTCCCCGCAGCGGCCCGTCTCGAACCCGAGGACGAACCCCTGCTGGCCGTCCTGGAGCGCGACGGCCGGGCCACCTATCCCGAGCTGCAGCGCGCGACGGGCCGTTCGGAGTCCTGGGTCAAGCGCAGGCTGGCCGCGCTGCGCGCTTCCGGGGCGGTGTACACCGACATCGAGTACCACTCCGAGACGCTCGGCTACCCCGTCGTCGCCAGCCTGTGGATCACCGCCGCACCCGCAGCGCTGCACTCCGTCGGCGAGGCCCTGGCCGGGCACGAGGAGACCGCCTGGGTCTCCGCGACGGCCGGGCCGTCCAATCTCGTCGTCACCGCAATGACCCGCAGCACGGCCGGCCTCTACGCCTACCTGAGCGGTCCCCTCGGCGGCCTCGAAGGCGTCCAGCACGTGGAGACCACGCCCTTCCTGCGCCGGATCAAGCAGCTGACGTACCCGGTACCGCGCTGA
- a CDS encoding MFS transporter, giving the protein MRSWGTLTAVCLGTFMLLLDVTIVVVALPDMAGSLHASLSDLQWVVDAYALALAALLLGAGAAADLLGRRRVHVTGVVLFAVASLLCGLSTAPTVLVAARALQGVGAAAMLATTLPLLGSVYQGRQRSAALGVWGAVSGGAAAVGPVVGGLLTEGPGWRWIFFVNLPVSVVEVWLTLRVVPESRGPRGMRVDWAGMASFAGFGGGVTYAVVRAGEDGWTAPATLVAFGCAALALVVFVLVERRAAHPLLDLALLRRPAFVGVMLGAFAFNGVAFGVTPYLSIWMQTLLGISPVRGGLTLLPMTVAAMIVAVLVGRLLHGVPARLTIGGGLLLIGTGSLCQAVLDAGASWTALVPGFVLVGVGTGLVAPTVAGAALAAVPAERAGMAGGAVNTVRQLGYALGVAVFGTVLTSRMTGTLPSGAAHALAGGGAGALRGGFPEHTLRAAFASGLNTALVLAGLAGLVAGALVLLLVRADRPAPRKVPDAKTEPAVTAGR; this is encoded by the coding sequence ATGCGTAGCTGGGGGACGCTCACGGCTGTGTGCCTGGGCACGTTCATGTTGTTGCTGGACGTGACGATCGTGGTGGTGGCGCTGCCGGACATGGCCGGCTCGCTGCACGCGTCACTGAGCGATCTGCAGTGGGTGGTGGACGCGTACGCGCTGGCGCTGGCCGCGCTGTTGCTCGGGGCGGGGGCCGCCGCCGACCTGCTCGGGCGTCGCAGGGTGCATGTGACGGGTGTGGTGCTGTTCGCGGTGGCCTCGCTGCTCTGCGGGCTCTCGACAGCGCCGACGGTGCTGGTGGCCGCGCGGGCGCTGCAGGGGGTGGGCGCCGCGGCGATGCTGGCGACGACGCTGCCGTTGCTGGGCTCGGTCTACCAGGGCAGGCAGCGGTCGGCGGCGCTCGGTGTGTGGGGCGCGGTGAGCGGCGGGGCCGCGGCGGTCGGTCCGGTGGTGGGCGGTCTGCTCACCGAAGGGCCGGGCTGGCGGTGGATCTTCTTCGTGAACCTGCCGGTGAGCGTCGTCGAGGTGTGGTTGACCCTGCGGGTGGTGCCGGAGTCGCGGGGCCCGCGCGGGATGCGGGTGGACTGGGCGGGCATGGCCTCGTTCGCCGGCTTCGGCGGCGGGGTGACCTACGCGGTGGTGCGGGCCGGCGAGGACGGCTGGACGGCGCCGGCGACGCTCGTGGCGTTCGGGTGCGCGGCCCTGGCGCTGGTGGTGTTCGTGCTGGTGGAGCGGCGGGCGGCGCATCCGCTGCTGGATCTGGCGCTGCTGCGGCGCCCCGCGTTCGTCGGGGTGATGCTGGGGGCGTTCGCCTTCAACGGGGTGGCGTTCGGGGTGACGCCCTATCTGTCGATCTGGATGCAGACACTGCTGGGGATCTCGCCGGTGCGCGGAGGGCTCACGCTGCTGCCGATGACGGTGGCGGCGATGATCGTCGCCGTGCTGGTGGGCCGGCTGCTGCACGGTGTGCCGGCACGGCTCACCATAGGCGGCGGGCTGCTGCTGATCGGCACCGGAAGCCTGTGTCAGGCCGTGCTGGACGCGGGCGCCTCCTGGACGGCGCTGGTGCCGGGGTTCGTGCTGGTGGGCGTCGGCACCGGGCTCGTCGCGCCGACGGTCGCCGGGGCGGCCCTGGCCGCAGTGCCGGCGGAGCGGGCCGGGATGGCGGGCGGCGCGGTGAACACGGTCCGGCAGCTCGGGTACGCGCTCGGCGTGGCCGTCTTCGGCACGGTGCTCACCTCCCGGATGACCGGCACGCTGCCGAGCGGCGCGGCCCACGCGCTGGCGGGCGGCGGAGCCGGTGCGCTGCGCGGCGGCTTCCCGGAACACACCCTGCGCGCCGCGTTCGCCTCGGGCCTGAACACCGCGCTGGTGCTGGCGGGGCTTGCGGGTCTGGTCGCGGGGGCGCTGGTGCTGCTGCTCGTGCGAGCGGACCGGCCCGCACCGCGGAAGGTGCCCGACGCGAAGACGGAACCGGCGGTGACGGCCGGCCGCTGA
- a CDS encoding AMP-dependent synthetase/ligase, with product MREFTNPPLTSAPPVGGLADVVFEHAQTDPTHVALGRKDASGQWRDVTSTEFRDEVLALAKGLLARGVRFGDRVAIMSRTRYEWTLFDFALWAIGAQVVPVYPTSSAEQCFWMLYDAEVSAAIVEHEDHAMTIATVIGRLPQLRQLWQLDEGCVQELYDAGAHLDDELVHRHRQAVTPDSIATIIYTSGTTGRPKGCVISHANFMFEADTMVRRWEPVFHSKKGDEASTLLFLPLAHVFGRMVEVAAIRGKVRFGHQPQLHAAALLPDLAAFKPTFILAVPYIFEKVFNASRRKAEKDGKSGPFEKAVDIAVKYAEAVEAKAWGTGPGPSAGLRVQHQLFDKLVYSKVRTAMGGRIRNAMSGGSGMDRRLGLFFAGAGVQIYEGYGLTESTAAATANPPERTRYGTVGQAIPGVTVHIADDGEIWLHGGNVFQGYLNNPKATDETLHEGWLATGDLGSLDEDGYLTITGRKKEILVTSGGKSVSPGVLEERVRDHPLVNQCIVVGNDRPYIAALVTLDQEAVEHWLQMRNKPRMTPAQLVRDPDLETEVRRAVVAANTLVSQAESIRTFRILAQPFTEEHGLLTPSLKLKRKAIEKAYDAEVEALYHT from the coding sequence TTGCGCGAGTTCACCAACCCGCCGCTCACGTCGGCACCGCCCGTAGGCGGTCTGGCCGACGTGGTCTTCGAGCATGCCCAGACGGACCCCACGCACGTGGCCCTCGGCCGCAAGGACGCCTCCGGGCAGTGGCGGGACGTGACCTCCACCGAGTTCCGCGACGAGGTCCTGGCCCTCGCCAAGGGCCTCCTCGCCCGCGGCGTCCGCTTCGGCGACCGCGTCGCGATCATGTCCCGCACCCGTTACGAGTGGACCCTGTTCGACTTCGCGCTGTGGGCGATCGGCGCCCAGGTGGTGCCCGTCTACCCCACGTCCTCGGCCGAGCAGTGCTTCTGGATGCTCTACGACGCCGAGGTGTCCGCGGCGATCGTGGAGCACGAGGACCACGCGATGACCATCGCGACCGTCATCGGCCGCCTCCCGCAGCTGCGCCAGCTCTGGCAGCTGGACGAGGGCTGTGTGCAGGAGCTGTACGACGCGGGGGCGCATCTGGACGACGAGCTGGTGCACCGGCACCGGCAGGCGGTCACCCCGGACTCGATCGCCACCATCATCTACACCTCGGGCACCACCGGCCGCCCCAAGGGCTGTGTCATCTCCCATGCGAACTTCATGTTCGAGGCGGACACCATGGTCCGGCGCTGGGAGCCGGTGTTCCACTCCAAGAAGGGCGACGAGGCCTCCACACTGCTGTTCCTGCCGCTCGCGCATGTCTTCGGGCGGATGGTGGAGGTCGCCGCGATCCGCGGCAAGGTCCGCTTCGGACACCAGCCGCAGCTGCACGCCGCCGCCCTGCTGCCCGATCTCGCCGCGTTCAAGCCGACGTTCATCCTCGCGGTGCCGTACATCTTCGAGAAGGTGTTCAACGCGTCCCGCCGGAAGGCCGAGAAGGACGGCAAGTCGGGGCCGTTCGAGAAGGCCGTCGACATCGCGGTGAAGTACGCGGAGGCCGTGGAGGCCAAGGCGTGGGGCACCGGGCCCGGCCCGTCGGCGGGGCTGCGTGTGCAGCACCAGCTCTTCGACAAGCTCGTCTACTCCAAGGTCCGCACGGCGATGGGCGGCCGGATCCGCAACGCGATGTCCGGCGGTTCGGGCATGGACCGCCGGCTGGGGCTGTTCTTCGCGGGTGCCGGCGTGCAGATCTACGAGGGCTACGGCCTGACCGAGTCGACGGCCGCCGCGACCGCCAACCCGCCCGAGCGCACCCGCTACGGCACCGTCGGCCAGGCCATCCCGGGTGTGACCGTGCACATCGCCGACGACGGGGAGATCTGGCTGCACGGCGGCAATGTCTTCCAGGGCTATCTCAACAACCCGAAGGCCACCGACGAGACCCTGCACGAGGGCTGGCTGGCCACCGGCGACCTCGGCTCGCTCGACGAGGACGGCTATCTGACCATCACCGGCCGCAAGAAGGAGATCCTCGTGACCTCCGGCGGCAAGAGCGTCTCCCCCGGTGTGCTGGAGGAGCGGGTCCGTGACCATCCGCTGGTCAACCAGTGCATCGTCGTGGGCAACGACCGCCCCTACATCGCCGCCCTGGTCACCCTCGACCAGGAGGCCGTCGAGCACTGGCTGCAGATGCGCAACAAGCCGAGGATGACCCCGGCCCAGCTGGTGCGCGACCCGGACCTGGAGACGGAGGTGCGGCGGGCGGTGGTCGCCGCCAACACCCTCGTCTCGCAGGCCGAGTCCATCCGTACCTTCCGTATTCTCGCGCAGCCGTTCACCGAGGAACACGGCCTGCTCACACCGTCGTTGAAGCTGAAGCGGAAGGCGATCGAGAAGGCGTACGACGCCGAGGTCGAAGCCCTATACCACACCTGA
- a CDS encoding aldo/keto reductase, with the protein MSSKVPPIILNNGVQMPQLGFGVWQVPDDEAERAVATALETGYRSIDTAAIYGNEEGTGKAIAASGLPREDVFVTTKLWNSDQGYDSTLRAFDASLRKLGLDYVDLYLIHWPLPSRGKYIDTYKAFEKIYAEGRAKAIGVSNFLPEHVERLIAETSVIPAVNQIELHPHLQQHASREVHAEQGIATEAWSPLGQGKGLLEVPAIVAIAQKHGRTPAQVVLRWHVQLGNIVIPKSVTPSRIKENIEVFDFRLDDEDLAAISALNEDRRLGPDPATFDMA; encoded by the coding sequence GTGAGCAGCAAGGTCCCCCCGATCATCCTCAACAACGGCGTCCAGATGCCCCAGCTGGGCTTCGGCGTCTGGCAGGTTCCGGACGACGAGGCCGAGCGGGCCGTCGCCACGGCGCTGGAAACCGGATACCGCAGCATCGACACAGCGGCGATCTACGGCAACGAAGAGGGCACCGGCAAGGCCATCGCCGCCTCCGGCCTGCCCCGCGAGGACGTCTTCGTCACCACCAAGCTCTGGAACAGCGACCAGGGTTACGACTCCACGCTGCGCGCCTTCGACGCGTCACTGCGGAAGCTGGGTCTCGACTACGTCGACCTGTACCTGATCCACTGGCCGTTGCCGTCGCGCGGCAAGTACATCGACACCTACAAGGCGTTCGAGAAGATCTACGCCGAAGGCCGCGCGAAGGCCATCGGCGTGTCCAACTTCCTTCCGGAGCACGTCGAGCGGCTGATCGCCGAGACCTCGGTCATCCCGGCGGTCAACCAGATCGAGCTGCACCCGCATCTGCAGCAGCACGCCTCCCGCGAGGTCCATGCCGAGCAGGGCATCGCGACCGAGGCCTGGTCGCCGCTCGGCCAGGGCAAGGGCCTGCTGGAGGTGCCGGCGATCGTCGCCATCGCCCAGAAGCACGGCCGTACGCCTGCCCAGGTCGTGCTGCGCTGGCATGTCCAGCTCGGCAACATCGTGATCCCGAAGTCCGTGACGCCGTCGCGGATCAAGGAGAACATCGAGGTCTTCGACTTCCGCCTGGACGACGAGGACCTCGCGGCGATCAGCGCGCTCAACGAGGACCGGCGACTGGGCCCCGACCCGGCCACTTTCGACATGGCCTGA
- a CDS encoding glycoside hydrolase family 75 protein: MRLRTLTLAATSGAALLAAGVLPAHASAGAAARTAPASAQEGSVSAADLLAKVTSCSQISNGKYKTDDETPATVPVCGKNGAVFWKADMDIDCDGQTTTNCNSSRDPWYQNDTAFHQSDGKPLRAESLPYVVVPSASSIWNYSSAGIKGGGVVAVIYNNKVEYAVVGDTGPTKIIGEASYATAKALGIDPDPKTGGADSGVTYILFKNSKVSPIESHSAAVSLGDQLAKQFLASN, from the coding sequence GTGCGCCTTCGAACCCTGACCCTTGCCGCCACCTCCGGTGCCGCACTGCTCGCCGCCGGAGTGCTGCCCGCGCACGCGTCCGCCGGCGCTGCCGCGCGGACCGCCCCGGCCTCCGCCCAGGAGGGCTCGGTCAGCGCGGCCGACCTGCTCGCCAAGGTGACCTCCTGTTCGCAGATATCGAACGGCAAATACAAGACCGACGACGAGACGCCGGCCACGGTTCCCGTGTGCGGCAAGAACGGCGCGGTGTTCTGGAAAGCCGACATGGACATCGACTGCGACGGCCAGACCACCACCAACTGCAACAGCAGCCGCGACCCCTGGTACCAGAACGACACCGCCTTCCACCAGTCCGACGGCAAGCCGCTGAGGGCGGAGTCGCTGCCCTACGTCGTGGTGCCCAGCGCCAGCAGCATCTGGAACTACTCCAGCGCCGGCATCAAGGGCGGCGGCGTGGTCGCGGTCATCTACAACAACAAGGTGGAGTACGCCGTCGTCGGTGACACCGGCCCCACGAAGATCATCGGTGAGGCGTCGTACGCCACCGCCAAGGCGCTCGGCATCGACCCCGACCCGAAGACCGGCGGGGCCGACTCCGGCGTGACCTACATCCTGTTCAAGAACTCCAAGGTCTCCCCCATCGAGAGCCACAGCGCCGCGGTCTCCCTCGGCGACCAGCTGGCCAAGCAGTTCCTGGCCAGCAACTGA
- a CDS encoding SDR family oxidoreductase, with protein MNDSPVALITGGATGIGAAVARQLLAAGHRVTVTGRTEARLRDFADGLGNPGELLTAAGNASAFDDVQDAVDRTLKAYGRLDTVVANAGFATHDTVAEGDPAGWGEMVLTNVLGPALLIRASVEALKETRGRIVLVGSVAGFVNTPGNLYGATKWAVTGLAENTRRQVTEFGIGVTLVAPGRVETPFWDGLGSLPPGQLLTADQIADSVVWAIRQPAGVDVNTVVVRPLGQPN; from the coding sequence ATGAACGACTCTCCGGTCGCACTCATCACCGGCGGCGCCACCGGCATCGGCGCCGCCGTCGCCCGGCAGTTGCTGGCCGCCGGTCACCGGGTCACCGTCACCGGCCGTACCGAAGCCCGGTTGCGGGACTTCGCCGACGGGCTCGGGAATCCCGGCGAACTGCTGACCGCCGCCGGTAACGCGTCGGCCTTCGACGATGTACAGGATGCTGTCGACCGTACGCTCAAGGCGTACGGCCGACTGGACACCGTCGTCGCCAACGCCGGCTTCGCCACCCACGACACGGTGGCGGAGGGCGACCCGGCCGGCTGGGGCGAGATGGTGCTCACCAACGTCCTCGGTCCGGCCCTGCTCATCCGGGCCTCCGTCGAGGCCTTGAAGGAGACCCGCGGACGGATCGTCCTCGTCGGCAGCGTCGCCGGGTTCGTGAACACCCCGGGCAACCTCTACGGCGCAACCAAGTGGGCGGTCACCGGGCTCGCCGAGAACACCCGGCGCCAGGTCACGGAGTTCGGGATCGGAGTGACGCTGGTCGCCCCCGGCCGGGTGGAGACCCCGTTCTGGGACGGCCTCGGCAGCCTGCCTCCGGGGCAGTTGCTGACCGCGGACCAGATCGCCGACTCGGTGGTCTGGGCGATCCGGCAGCCGGCCGGGGTCGACGTCAACACCGTGGTCGTACGTCCGCTGGGGCAGCCCAACTGA